AGCATGTCGTTGTCCACCTCGGGGGCGTCGTATTCGGTTCGGGCATAGGTTGTTCCATCCTCAATCCGCTCGATGAGCACGGTGAGCGTCTGGCCTTCGAGCTTGCGGTCGAGGCTGGTGGCTATGCCTTTCTGTAGTTCCATCAGTTCGCCGACTCGTTCCTCCTTCTCGTCGTCGCTGACGGTGTTCTTCAGCGCGTAGGCGGGGGCGTGTTCTTCGTGGCGGTAGGGGAAGCAGCCGAGGCGGTCGACGCGCGTTGCATGTACGAAGTTGAGCAGCTCTTCGAACTCTTCGCGGGTTTCGCCGGGATAGCCGCGATCATGGTGGTGCGGATGAGGCCTGAAGACAAGAGGTCATGCCCAAAAAAGGTTGGCCCCGGAAAACCTTTGTGCTGCTGTGTGTTGGTATCTACATGCAGAAAAAATACATTGAACCATTGCCATGATATCCAACCCAGCGACCCGAGTTCCATGAGCAGGCTTTTTGCGAAGAA
This genomic window from Chlorobaculum limnaeum contains:
- a CDS encoding TRAM domain-containing protein; protein product: MELQKGIATSLDRKLEGQTLTVLIERIEDGTTYARTEYDAPEVDNDMLIEIGDTIVEEGDFCKVIIEDSTAYESFGRISDN